In one Tachysurus vachellii isolate PV-2020 chromosome 24, HZAU_Pvac_v1, whole genome shotgun sequence genomic region, the following are encoded:
- the caly gene encoding LOW QUALITY PROTEIN: calcyon neuron-specific vesicular protein (The sequence of the model RefSeq protein was modified relative to this genomic sequence to represent the inferred CDS: inserted 2 bases in 1 codon; substituted 1 base at 1 genomic stop codon): MRSTKHRRSLRXFRHCHGNRAAPFSRTDXFVFAHFLKNLPHGTTTSLPSRKIDMVKLGSTLGEKVERELSLEDGFDNIPLITPLEVNQLQKPFPDKVIVKTTTEYQLQKKQKKKLYMPSIKKLNINLYDEVTEKVKVTGLILITLTFLACLLLLVMYKALWYDQLSCPEGFILKHKHCTPAALEMYYPEQDAGSRGSLYTAISHLNPAKKVLPELSSPWLPVINAMKESQKAKGEASHSQQ, encoded by the exons atgcgcagtacCAAGCACCGACGCAGCCTCCGCTGATTCCGGCATTGCCACGGTAACCGTGCTGCTCCGTTCAGCCGCACCGA GTTTGTTTTTGCCCATTTTCTTAAAAATCTTCCTCACGGAACAACCACCTCGTTACCGTCCCGGAAAATCG acatGGTGAAACTGGGCAGCACTCTTGGTGAGAAGGTGGAGAGGGAGCTATCTCTGGAAGATGGCTTTGATAACATCCCTCTGATCACACCACTGGAGGTTAACCAGCTCCAGAAACCATTTCCAGATAAG GTTATTGTCAAAACAACTACCGAGTATCAGTTACagaaaaagcaaaagaagaaaCTGTACATGCCAAGCATTAAGAAGTTGAATATAAACCTTTACGACGAGGTGACGGAGAAGGTCAAG gtcacAGGACTTATTCTTATCACCTTGACTTTCCTTGCTTGTCTGCTGCTGCTGGTTATGTATAAAGCTCTGTGGTACGACCAGCTTAGCTGCCCCGAGGGCTTCATCCTCAAG CATAAGCACTGCACCCCGGCCGCTCTGGAGATGTACTACCCCGAGCAGGACGCAGGCTCCAGAGGAAGCTTGTACACCGCCATCAGCCATCTGAACCCAGCTAAGAAGGTTCTCCCTGAGCTCTCATCTCCCTGGCTGCCTGTCATTAACGCTATGAAGGAATCCCAGAAGGCCAAGGGGGAGGCGAGCCACTCCCAGCAGTGA